The proteins below are encoded in one region of Leptotrichia sp. oral taxon 218:
- a CDS encoding MliC family protein, which yields MVQLMMKLAKKLLVIFGSVSLMSCASSNNSNEVRKYPPINDTRKKVPSQTFNCNGKKFVVVYVTSDKIQLIDESSNSRFQLDHVVSASGSKYSDGKIEIHIKGREAVLNQDGNDVSFYLVR from the coding sequence GTGGTGCAACTAATGATGAAATTAGCTAAGAAATTACTAGTAATATTTGGAAGTGTATCATTAATGAGCTGCGCTTCATCTAATAACAGCAATGAAGTAAGAAAATATCCACCAATAAATGATACACGCAAAAAAGTTCCTTCCCAAACATTTAATTGTAACGGAAAAAAATTTGTTGTAGTTTATGTTACATCAGACAAAATTCAACTTATTGATGAGTCATCAAATTCCAGATTTCAATTAGACCACGTTGTATCCGCAAGCGGTTCAAAATATAGCGACGGAAAAATTGAAATTCACATAAAAGGTAGGGAAGCTGTGCTTAATCAAGATGGAAATGACGTTTCTTTTTATCTTGTAAGATAA